The Salvelinus namaycush isolate Seneca chromosome 19, SaNama_1.0, whole genome shotgun sequence DNA window GTTTATACAGTAAGAGATTTTATGAAGGATTTTTTTCTGCCAGAAATCCATCCACGTTTGTGAAGATAGTGATCGATTTATTTGGGGGTGCTATTTTAAATGTTAAAtatgtgcatgcacacacacgtccAACTCTAAATAGCCCCCTAGCCCCAACCCCTCAGCACTTAATGTTGATCTAGAAGGGTTGGACAACTATAAGGAACAAATCCAATCTACACTATAAGAGAGCAAGGTGGTGCTATTGCTAATTCCTACCCaatcttttttttgtttgttttttgtcctAGCTAGGATACAGACTAGGGATcgatagagccccacagtggaggagtcataatacccataaaacctggcggtcaaacagggaaatagtTCCAATTTCCCCATAGGGGATTCTAGAAACACTTAAAGGgttgtttcgtgtaggcttaccctggtgtgacgttttgatagccATGTAAATTTCTCTCGTCCAAGGTGATTTTTTTTCAATATATTTAGGCTCTATTTACTTTGaaatttgaaaataataattagcGTCAAAACAGACATCacgcaaaactacaaatccctgcaagcccctgcatgtcatctctagctgatACCTTTTGCTAACAGGTGTTGTGTAAAtgtaaaacttgcacaagactgTTCAGAGTTGTCCAATCAAAGAAATTAATCAATTGTATTCATtgctacatttagctaacattagttaaTCCAGAGATCCTTACCTTTGACTTGATTTGGCAGTCTCTTCcagatcatggcatttgtagttctttatgttggccacattagcagctaattagcatttcaattTTGGGGGTAAAAATTCAAGCAAATATATTGATacgtcaccttgtcctagagataTTTACACTGCTATCAAAATGTCACGTCAGgataagcctacacgaaacacagcccttagtgtttctaaaattccctatgggGAAAAATGATTGGAACAATTTCcatgtttgaccgctaggttttatggatattatgactcatactgtggtactctattggGATTTGGGCAAAACTTTCGAAAGCTGGACACTTTGTACCAGGTTTGCTTGTTTGTACATGTTTGTtattgatggtgtgtgtgtgatttgatTGGTCAACCAACCACCTTTGCATGGAGCTGGCCCTTCCCCTGAGCCCCCTGGTCAAACCAGATCCTCGCTCACGCCTGGGGCTTATGTAAAGAGTGCAACATTCTAGAACCTTCGGATAGAAATGTATTATTTAGATCTGATACTCTAGAACTGCGAATCGTGCCAGATATATACATTACTTCGCCAGAGCTTTGCAGATAAATGTATTTGAGACTTCCTGTATAAACTCCTGCCATTCATGTGGAGGATGGCTGGGGCTGTGGGTGTGCCTCAGTAGTTTAAATTGGGTTCCTTTCATCTTTGTATTTTGCCCTTCATCCACGCTTATCGAAGACTGTATATAAAAGCAATATGGAGGATGCCTGCCTAGACCCTAAAAGTGGATGAAGGATAGACTATTGAGACAGCCAGGCTCTCCCACCCCTGCCTGTCTCCACCTACTCCCCATCAGTCCATGTGCCTTCATGTACATTAGTATGTCTGCCTCTGCTTTTGACATGGATGTACATTCTCATCGTTTTAAATAAATCAAACTTGTTGAAACAATTCATGCCCATCTGTTCTCTGCCTTGGTGTCATGATTTCAAGTAATGTAGTCGCTGTTTGACAGGAGAATGACTCATTACCATCAGCCACACATCCATGtggaaccagccagccagccagtttcAAATCAATGAGATGGCATCAACATGTTGGAGACAAAGTTGCTATATTTGAGTTATCCTTGCCATCGTGCTCCTTTTGATGTTCTGTGAGCCTTGAGTGGCCCCTAGCAGTAGACTTGAAAAAGTACGTTACAATCgttaactttttattttttttacaggagctacaaacactcccagcatgcatcTAGTTCACTTCCGCATTCCCGGGATACTTTGCGAATTAAAGATGGTGGCTTGCATAACTACGACCGTGTCAAATAGTATTTTCTTATATATTTCTTGCGTAATTGATCCGATAGCTGTCTTAAATGTAAGTACAACACAATGCCTAAATGCTACGAGGACAGGGTGGTAGGGCATGTATGCTTTGGAATCAACGCATGTCTCCAACACGACTGCGTTGTAACGTTAGGAAAGCCTAACTGAGGACCAGGCTGCTAGCTAACGTTGACAGTTTAACTTGTATACCATCCTTTATTTTAAAGCGTAGGCCTACCATTAATTGTGTTGGTTGGCTAAACCACACTTCCATTGCAAAGTGCACAGCTTTCTGCACCAGCCTGATTAATTCCGAGTCATGTATATGGTGTCAAATCCGATCCAAAAGTCGAATGAGCACTAGATGGCGCGCGCGAGCAAGATGAAACCTCATTGCGTGAGCAAACGCTTCAGTCGAGAGAGAAGAAATGTGGTCGAGCGAGCAGAGGACGGGTCAGGGGGCGTAGACCGGTGTGGTGATCGCAAATTACATTTGAGAGTTTACGAGTGAGTGAGCAGAACCCGCACGTATTAAATTAATTAGAGAAGATGATTTTTTTTTACCTGAAGAAATATTTACTACATATCAAGATTCAGAAATTACTGCACTCTCACAAATACGGTGGTGACTACCAACTCATCTTATGCCTTAATTAAACAACTTTGCACATATGTATCGCTCCACCTTCCTCAAACTCCATTGTCATACTTTTGTTTACCTTTTTACAAATGTCTATGGATTGTACAAGGATTTTAATTTGGGACTTTGACTCCATACTAAATCTAATTCCATCTCCTGTGTTGTTCTGACCTCTATAGATTAAGCTGATGCCCGACTGAAAACCTGGAGATCTTCACTGGTTCTGAGAGGTGACATGGCCACAAACAGTACCTGGGACACCTTCTAGGGCTACCGTTTTCTTGAGGACAGCCAGAGGGTGGTCAAGACATCGGCCGCAACGTCATTTTTTTGTGTGCCAGCTCTGCTGCACCTGGGAGTTAAAGGTATGGCACCACACTCAACAGTCATGTATGCTTAAACATACTTGTATGCtcatttatttttttcttaaagcggcaatcagcagttgaaacaataacaaagcattcTTCTTGCCCCTGtttagtaaaaagctgagggatggggctggagaaatgtaaccgctctcaaattcatagacagcgttatggatgcaaggactgaccatcgcGCCGCCTCCTAAAACCACCATAAGAGGAGATGACCCAAAGTTCCTTGCCTAAGacctcctccaatgggttttgagaaggaagtGAAGAGTTGAGCAAAGATTCATTGGGACAGGGCTTATGTCATTGTTTTAGGTGGAATCTTATGTCAAATGATACATTTATTCTGTTCGCACTTACTGTAAATCTTTGTTCTACTTTGTGCTCTTTCCTCAGATGGCTCTGGCTTGCTGATTAACATCTGCTCTGATGAGACTCCCTATGCAATTTGACTCTATTACTGACTATACAATAAAACAATGTCAACTATAGATAATAGTAGTTCTTTATCAGTCAATTActattaaaaaaaatctgttttccaCAGTACAATTTTTGGTGAATGCATGGTGTTTTGTTCTCAGCCCTCCTTTGAATGCTGTGTGTACTGATTCAGTTCTAAATGACCACGAGTCCATCCTCACCACCTCCATCACTGCAACGGATTGTCTGGTCTGCTGAGAGGGTCATTGGCTGTCCTGCATGAATCGAAGGCAAGGAAGTGTGCTGGAAAGTTCATTGCCGACCCCTTCCACCCCCTCTTCCAAGCATTCCCCTCTGGCAAAACCTCCTGCCACAGAACAGTTTCTTCCCCTGTGCCATGGCCCTCACCAACCGTCCACCTGGTCCTCTCATCCATGGACTTTGCACTATTCATTCACAGACTATGTACCCTGCACTATCATCCCAAAACTACACATTGCTCTTTGCACTCCTATTATATGCATAATTTAGCGTAtttgtttacattttagtcatttagcagacactcgcATCCAGAGCAACATACAGGAGCAAATAGGGCAAAGTGCctcgctcaagggcacatcgaccgaTTTTTCAGTCTGCTCGGGATTTGAATCAGCGACCTGGAAGAACAGCCCAATCCTcttaaccagtaggctacctgcagtTTAAAGTGTACATATTGTATGTGGGAAAAAGCTGACCGCTTTTCGTTTTGCTGGCTAATAAGTAATTAGCTAAGTTTAGCAAGTACATTCCACTCAACGTGACtgcctgagtgagtgagtgaatggtgGGTAGGGCTTGAGGGGTGTGTGCGTTGATAGAGCAAGGTATAGTGTACCTATTATAATTTATTTCCCAATTCATTTGGTTATCAAGCTGCTGGGTATTCCAAGTAGTCGGGTTGAGCACTAAGTGCCGAACTACAGTATCTAGTTAAACAGACGGTTTTGCAGTGTATCGCAAACAGAAGGCTCGTAATAGCCTATCACAACGCTGGACTGGCCAATGGTAGGAATTTGTTACTTCGTCCATCACACCAGTAAAAGTGGCCAATCTAAGGTGTCTAGACTGTAAACCCGCCCAACCATCAGACTGAAATCCAAACCAAAGGTCAGGTTTGCGACGTTCGTGGTTTTCCTGAGAATTGGGACAGGGCTTACTTTGAAAACGATGTCGCGGGTGAAAATGTATTGCTGGAGGGTTTTTGTGCTTCTTTTAAATTGCACCGCGGCCGCCATTCCATTTCTCTTTAAAAACAAATCTATATATTTCACTGTTACCTGCTGCTGCTGACTATCAGGCAGTGAGCAGGCTGTAActgagtgagtgaatgaatggTGGTGAGGGCTTGACGGGTGTGTGCGTTGAGAGAGTGCTGCAGCAAGGTATAGTGTACCCATTATAGTTTATTTCCTAATTAATTTGGTTATCAAGCTGCTGGGTTCCTCAAATCGTTCGGCACTTATTGCTCAACCGGCTATCTAGCTAAACAGACGGCTTTGCAGTGCATCATAAACAGAAGGCTCGTAATAGCCAATCACACCACAACACAATGGCAGAAATGTAGCTAGTTCTTCCGTCACACCAGTGAAAGTGGCCAATCTAAGGTTTCTAGACACGCACCCGTCTGTAAACCCGCCTTCCATCAGACTGAAATCCATACCAAAGGTCAGGCTTGTCATGTTCGTAGTTTTCTTGTGAATTGGGATACTTTGAAAAATGTATTGGTTGCGGGTGGCAAGTTTTTGGGCTACTTTTAAATTGCACCGCGGCCACAATGGCATTCTCTTTAAAAACACATATGTATTTCAGATACCTGCTGCTGCTAACTATCAGGCAGTGAGCAGGCTGtaactgagtgagtgagtgaatgaatggTGGGGAGGGCTTGAGGGGGGTGTGTGAGTTGAGAGAGCCCTGGTTGAGAGACAGCTGCAGCTGTCATGGAAACAGAGCAGCGCGCACGTTGTGACAACTTTTTACCAGTTGAAGGTAGGCTATTTAGATTGGTTATTATGGAGACACCCTTTTTCCATAAAACATATTAACCCGCTAGAACTGATATAATCGCCACAAAGCATTGGAAAACGACTTTAGGTGCCCTGTAGCTATTTAGATAAATTCGCTCAGAGGTGGTTTAAAGTAAGCTGCATTCTAATATCGACTTTTCTTATTGATAACCGTATCAAACGAAGgatttactcatgctcagttataGGGTCTGGAGAGCTGTGCGAGTGGAAGTTATGGAATTCCCTCCCGTGCTTCTGTTATGGGAAAAATTCCACAATGAAAATGACATTACACGTGGAGAATGATAGGGTAACATTTGCATCTTTTGGCCATCAAGTAGGCTATTCATTTATATACCATTGTAGGCTACGTAGCTTACCATttgatacaataaatatgtttgaAATGACGTTATcactggagtcattgcaaatcaatttgtgccacttgtgtagcctacctggagctGGCAAACGGATTTAATAAATAGCATATAACTACATTTTTTGTTGTAGCCTTGTGTTATGCAATAATGAATGGCCATGTTTAGTTAATTAAATTGAAATGTATCAATTGTGATCATGGCCACAGTTCTATCGCAGATGTGtcattctccacatttaatgTCAGTTTCAATGTGGACTTTTCTCTGAAATTAGATATTGGCATATCAGGGGCTATATGCTACTCGCATCTAGCTCAGCAAACCATGGCAAAGTTGAATTGCTATTATAAACCCAGATTTGAGTCAATAGCCTATGCCTATTGAAATAACAAGTCAATCTCGCAAATGGGATTTTTATAACGGGTTATAGTCTTAACACCTGGCACATCATAATGGCACAATTGCCAGAAAATAGCCTAACATTCGTTTTTTGAAATTCGTCCAAGTGTTTCTTGAACAGAGATTTTGAGATCCTAGTCCAACTTTCATCACTCAAACTCTCCTGTCGGAGAGTGTAGTTATGAACATGTGCAGACAGGATTTGtttgcaattataaactgggtggtttgagccctgaatgatgattggttgaaagccaTGGTACATCAGACCATGCACCACGGGAATGACATTTTTTAAAACTGttttaattacattggtaaccagtttataatagccataaggcacctcgggggtttgtcttatatggccaatataccactgctaagggctaTGTCCtaaaacagcccttagccgtggtatattggtcaccTCCTCTGGCCTTGTTGTTTAATCATAGCAGTCAAAACAAGTAAAATTATCTGGAGTGTTTAATAAGGGCGATTTATCTTTTCTCTTGTGACATATTCTTAAACTCGCAAGAATTATAATTTTGATGGAAAACAGAATGTTGCTTCTTAGCCTATGCTGTTAAAAAGTACGTTGATATTCCTTAATTCGCTCGATAAAGTTCCGGGGGAAAAAATATTGGATTAATGTGGCAACTCTGCTCTTGCTGCGAAAAAAACATTTTGAGTGAGTTTTGTCATTGGGTTATACATTTTAAGCTAGACCTGGCAACCCTGCCAAAGGTGACAAGCCTTGAGAGAGCAAGTTGATCAATTGAGAGCGAAAACTTGACAATGACAAGTGACTATTTCTGGTGGTGCACAGTTTAAAGCGTTCCCCCCCAAAATGTATACGTTTAATTCACGTTTATTTTCTTATAGttcaatattttttgttgttgttgatctgtgACAATAATGTTCTGCTTACTTAAAGTCGCACTTGTAAACTCTCAAGTTTAATTTTCACTCTTGACAGTCTGTGCACTCGCGGGACCCGTCCTCTGCTGGCTTGACCATTTTCTTCTCTCTCGACTCAGTGTTTGCTCATGCAATGACGTTTCATCTTGCTCGCCCGCGTCATTTAGTGCTTGTTCGTCGTTTGGAACGGTTTTGACGCCATAGTTATGCCACGTttaagacaactggaaactcggaaatctccgacttccgaGTGTTCAAAACAACATTTTTTAACTTCCATTTACTTttgtacttaagtatatttaaaacaaaatactagacttttactcaagtagtattttactgggtgactttcacttttacttgagtcattttctattgaggtatttttacttttactcaagtatgacaactgagtacttttccaccactggataTAGTGATCAAAGAATGTGTGGTAGACTTTTTTCCTCCTGCCATGATGGGTAGAAACTAAAGTTTTGCTGTGAATAGGCCTACCACAATTACAACTAAAGACATTTGCATGTGTGTGGGAGAACTCTATGCTGGGCTGTATTTCTGCTTCCATGTTCTGCAATGAGCAAACTTCTAGAAACTCTATAAAGCAGGGGAGTATTCATTACGGACAATGTTTACCATTTAAGAACCAATTGGAAACAgaacgaaacggggagggacctacctgaatttgtctaaTAGAAACTCTCCTAAACGGTTTCTGTTGTGAAACGTTTTGCAATAGAATTGGCGTAATGATTATACCCAGGACTGTCCTTCCCCTTGACTGCTCTGAAGATAGATTTCTAAATTGTGCATCTGTTTTGAACAACTGggtgtaataaatgtatcaataAAACGGATGAAGTGTTGCGAATGTGCTTGTGACATAATGGAGTGTTTAATGCACACGACTGCTGGTATGAGTTGTAACTCAATcgatttatttaaaaatgtttatCTAAATGACAAGGCATGATTCTTAACATCAACGTGAGCTGACAATACAGTAAAAGGGAAAAgggttgcacaactgaatgcatttaaccgaaatgtgtcttccacatctAACCCAACCCCTCAATCAGAGAGGTGTTGGGGGCTGCCTTAACGTCCACGATCTTGGGCTGACTGGTTGAGGTTGGAGTTGTCACTTTTCCCTGGTTACGGTCCCATAGAGCGTTCCCGTAGTTGTTTTTTTACTTCTACAGTCTAGTGGTTAGCTGTGGCAGACCTAGAGATTACTTCAGAGCGTCCATCATCATCTGCTCACGTGTAGTGGTTAGTTTATTTCTACAGTCTAGTGGTTAGCTGTAGCAGACCTAGAGATTACTTCAGAGCGTCCATCATCATCTGCTCACGTGTAGTGGTTAGTTTACTTCTACAGTCTAGTGGTTAGCTGTAGCAGACCTAGAGATTACTTCAGAGCGTCCATCATCATCTGCTCAAACCTCACCATGTTCACCTTCTTCATGACGAAGGCCTTGTGAGTCTTCTTCAGCATGCCCAGTGTGTCCAGGATCATCATGCCACGCGTGTGTGTGCCCGTCAGCTCCACGCTCACCGCCATGTGGTCGCTCTCTGTGACAAAGGTGTTGTCGATAGCTGCCGCCATGGCGTAGGAGTCACATGACACAAAGCCCATGCCGTCAATCATCTCCGCCTGGGAGCGCTCACTGTACGACTCCTCCATACTGTGGCGGAAGATCTGGGCCATGAAGCGAGCCTTCTCTGACTCCTGGGCCAGCCAGTCATCACACCACGACTGTCAGGTGGAACCAGAATAGGAAAACAACATCAATCATAATGTGGAAGGTAGTGTTTCATAATTTATTGATTACATAAAATGAATGTTACCCAGGGCAGCTTGCTGTAGCAGGTGAACTCCCAGCTGGCTATGTAAGTAGGACACAGGAAGTCATTCAGTACGATGTAAGCTGCTTCCGGGTCGGCAGCGAAGTTAAACTCTGCACACACTGTGGTGTTTCCTCTGGCTGAAGACAGGTACCACATTATTAAAACCTATGGCAATTGACCCATTTATCTATTTACCATTAGTAGACTAGATAAGTTGATCTTCTGAAGCAAATAAATCATAGCCCTTACACTCTGTGTTGCCTCCCATGATGTAAAGGCCTTTAAGTTTGCTGGGGAAGGATGGCTCCATTCTTACAGCCAGAGCTAGGTTGGTGAGGGGAGCCGTGGCCACCAGAGATACCTGGGAGAAACACCTGCATTTAcaacagggacacacacacatattgagtAGCCTGCGTCTACTGCTCTCTCACCTCTCCAGGGTTTTCGTTGACTATCCGGATCAGTGCAGATACCGCTCCTTCCATCTGCAGCATGTCCAGCCCCGGAGCGTTTGGGTCTGGAGCATCCCCCAACCCGTCCTGGCCATGGAAGTGTCCCGCACTGATCACATTCCCCAGGATAGACTTGGCAGCACCACGGAATACTGGGATCTAGAACACAGAACATAGGTCAGAACCCTGAATGCAATAGTTTCAAATCGCAACATTTATAGTATTCCCTCTACACTTTCACTTGCTATGAATTCAAGAGCCCAGCTTATGTAAGTGGGCATCCCAAAACACGGAGTCAAAAACTAGTCTGGGTGCCAATCTGTTTCTTAAACCAACTACTTTGTTTTTGTCATGGCAACGTTTGATGTAAACTCCAGCCTCTCCACAATGATGCTCTGTCTATGTGCTACTGCTGTAAACAGAACATTATGTCAAATCAGATCTCAGTTTCCAGAGCTCTAGAATTGGTTAGAGCTCCACAGTCATGTGTCTGAGACAGAGAACAACAGTGTATTgtcaaagaggaagagagaggtcaACAGACTATCATCGCATCCTTCCCCATCATGTGATCTCTTCCCCTCTGTGTAAGGGTGCATACATTAGTCTATACAccg harbors:
- the LOC120064310 gene encoding inosine-uridine preferring nucleoside hydrolase-like; translated protein: MTAARLSRLNVEGALECVHLYCRHTRRLAENRFPVACDGHLLARPRGVAACPHRHSPVLFYSTTGSSMSSKKLLVDVDCGVDDAQAIMMALATPYVEVLGITCVHGNTNVENVCKNTLRVLQACNRLEIPVFRGAAKSILGNVISAGHFHGQDGLGDAPDPNAPGLDMLQMEGAVSALIRIVNENPGEVSLVATAPLTNLALAVRMEPSFPSKLKGLYIMGGNTESRGNTTVCAEFNFAADPEAAYIVLNDFLCPTYIASWEFTCYSKLPWSWCDDWLAQESEKARFMAQIFRHSMEESYSERSQAEMIDGMGFVSCDSYAMAAAIDNTFVTESDHMAVSVELTGTHTRGMMILDTLGMLKKTHKAFVMKKVNMVRFEQMMMDALK